In a genomic window of Streptomyces noursei ATCC 11455:
- a CDS encoding NAD(P)/FAD-dependent oxidoreductase yields MPNSASDAPEGGLEDGAEYDLAVIGAGPAGLAGAVTASELGLSVALLDASGQPGGQYYRHPSPDLGAAHPEALHHDWPAFAGLVRRLAAGEVTHLAGHHVWTVARAADTEGSWDVHAVTGADGDGDRPVRVRARAVLLATGAYERQLPFPGWTLPGVVGAGGAQAMLKSGLVLPGRRVVVAGSGPLLLAVAASLAAAGARVPAVVEASDYLGYARRPGALLSHPHKLVEAAVHGAALLRHRVRLRTSSAVTQVHGSDRVAAVTVSRLDRQWRPVRGSGHRIACDALAVGHGLVPQLELAVGLGCTTRRTVEGTHALELGALQETSVAGVWAAGETGGVGGVQLARVEGELAGIAIAARLRGRAMASNARRVRELRRRRARMRAFADAMAAVHAPGPGWPQWLDGATDVCRCEEVTAGRIREAVADYGARDARTVKLLTRAGMGWCQGRMCGTAVACLAAQARGAQPAPPPERRPLAVPLPLGVLGALGRTPAPESDGAAPEDRSDGSDAVG; encoded by the coding sequence ATGCCGAACTCGGCGTCTGACGCCCCGGAAGGCGGCCTGGAAGACGGTGCGGAGTACGACCTCGCGGTGATCGGCGCGGGCCCCGCGGGGCTCGCGGGCGCCGTCACCGCGTCCGAACTCGGCCTGTCCGTCGCCCTCTTGGACGCTTCCGGGCAGCCGGGCGGACAGTACTACCGGCACCCCTCGCCCGACCTCGGCGCCGCGCACCCCGAAGCCCTGCACCACGACTGGCCCGCCTTCGCCGGCCTGGTCCGCCGCCTGGCCGCAGGCGAGGTGACCCATCTCGCCGGACACCACGTCTGGACGGTCGCACGGGCAGCGGACACGGAGGGGTCGTGGGACGTGCATGCGGTCACCGGCGCGGACGGCGACGGGGACCGCCCGGTCCGAGTGCGGGCCCGCGCGGTGCTGCTGGCGACCGGCGCCTACGAGCGTCAACTTCCCTTCCCCGGCTGGACGTTGCCGGGGGTCGTGGGCGCCGGTGGCGCGCAGGCGATGCTGAAGTCCGGTCTGGTCCTGCCCGGGAGGAGGGTGGTCGTGGCGGGCAGCGGCCCGCTGCTGCTCGCCGTCGCCGCGTCGCTCGCCGCGGCCGGGGCCCGCGTCCCCGCGGTGGTCGAGGCGTCGGACTACCTGGGGTACGCCCGCCGGCCCGGGGCCCTGCTGTCCCATCCGCACAAGCTGGTGGAGGCCGCGGTCCACGGCGCGGCGCTGCTGCGGCACCGGGTGCGGCTGCGGACGTCGAGCGCGGTGACACAGGTGCACGGCTCGGACCGGGTGGCGGCCGTCACGGTCTCCCGGCTCGACCGCCAGTGGCGGCCGGTACGGGGGTCCGGCCACCGGATCGCGTGCGACGCGCTGGCGGTCGGGCACGGACTGGTCCCACAGCTCGAACTCGCCGTCGGGCTCGGCTGCACGACCCGGCGCACGGTGGAGGGAACCCACGCCCTCGAACTAGGCGCCCTTCAGGAGACCTCCGTGGCCGGAGTCTGGGCCGCGGGCGAGACCGGCGGTGTCGGTGGCGTTCAACTTGCCAGGGTGGAAGGCGAGTTGGCTGGCATCGCGATCGCCGCACGCCTGCGTGGACGGGCGATGGCGAGCAACGCCCGGCGGGTGCGGGAGCTACGGCGGCGGCGCGCACGCATGCGCGCCTTCGCCGACGCGATGGCCGCCGTCCACGCCCCCGGCCCCGGCTGGCCGCAGTGGCTCGACGGCGCGACGGATGTGTGCCGGTGCGAGGAGGTCACCGCGGGCCGGATTCGTGAGGCGGTCGCCGACTACGGTGCCCGGGACGCCCGGACCGTCAAACTCCTCACCCGCGCCGGCATGGGCTGGTGTCAGGGCCGGATGTGCGGGACGGCCGTGGCCTGCCTGGCCGCCCAGGCACGGGGGGCGCAGCCGGCGCCGCCCCCCGAACGCCGGCCGCTGGCCGTTCCCCTCCCCCTGGGAGTGCTCGGCGCCCTCGGCCGAACGCCCGCCCCCGAGTCGGACGGGGCCGCCCCCGAAGACCGGAGCGACGGGAGCGATGCCGTCGGCTGA
- a CDS encoding NAD(P)/FAD-dependent oxidoreductase produces the protein MPTRHSSDLIVVGAGVIGAACAHYAARRGLDVTVIDRGPVAGGTTGAGEGNLLVSDKEPGPELELAQLSTSLWRELGEALPPRIEYEAKGGLVVASGEEDLAALRTFAARQAQAGVSAEAVPGDRLGDLEPHLAPGLAGGVHYPQDAQVQPALAAAHLLRAAGSRVRLRLGEAVTGILTTTGGRVRGVRTPSGDLHAPCVVNAAGAWGGELARIAGVTLPVRPRRGFVLVTEPLPRVVRRKVYSADYVADVASGSAALQTSAVVEGTPAGPVLIGASRERVGFDRTLSVEALHRLAAQAVRLFPVLGTVRAMRTYAGFRPYLPDHLPAIGSDPRRPGLLHACGHEGAGVGLAPATGQIVAALAAGGEPPLDVRPFRPERFGEGAGGREREAC, from the coding sequence GTGCCCACGAGACACTCTTCGGATCTCATCGTCGTCGGCGCGGGCGTGATCGGCGCCGCCTGTGCCCACTACGCCGCCCGGCGCGGCCTGGACGTCACCGTGATCGACCGCGGCCCCGTCGCCGGCGGGACCACCGGCGCCGGCGAAGGCAACCTCCTGGTCTCCGACAAGGAGCCCGGCCCCGAACTCGAACTGGCCCAGCTGTCCACGTCATTGTGGCGCGAGCTGGGCGAGGCGCTCCCGCCGCGGATCGAGTACGAGGCTAAGGGCGGTCTGGTCGTCGCCTCCGGCGAGGAGGACCTGGCCGCGCTGCGGACGTTCGCCGCGCGGCAGGCGCAGGCCGGTGTCAGCGCCGAAGCGGTGCCGGGCGACCGGCTCGGTGACCTGGAGCCGCATCTGGCCCCCGGCCTCGCCGGCGGTGTCCACTATCCACAGGACGCACAGGTGCAACCCGCGCTGGCCGCCGCCCATTTGCTGCGTGCGGCCGGCAGCCGGGTGCGGCTACGGCTCGGCGAGGCCGTCACCGGGATCCTCACCACGACGGGCGGTCGGGTGCGGGGGGTACGCACGCCCTCCGGCGACCTCCACGCGCCGTGCGTGGTGAACGCGGCGGGAGCGTGGGGCGGTGAGCTGGCCCGGATCGCGGGCGTAACGCTGCCGGTGCGTCCGCGGCGGGGTTTCGTCCTGGTCACCGAGCCGCTGCCGCGGGTGGTGCGGCGCAAGGTGTACTCGGCCGACTATGTCGCCGATGTCGCCAGCGGCTCGGCGGCCCTGCAGACCTCCGCGGTCGTCGAGGGCACCCCGGCCGGCCCCGTCCTGATCGGCGCGAGCCGGGAGCGCGTGGGCTTCGACCGCACGCTGTCCGTGGAGGCGCTGCACCGCCTCGCGGCGCAGGCGGTGCGGCTGTTCCCGGTACTCGGCACGGTGCGGGCCATGCGCACCTACGCCGGGTTCCGCCCGTACCTGCCCGACCACCTGCCCGCGATCGGCTCCGACCCGCGCCGGCCGGGACTGCTGCACGCCTGCGGCCACGAAGGGGCGGGCGTCGGTCTCGCTCCGGCCACCGGGCAGATCGTCGCCGCGCTGGCGGCCGGCGGCGAACCTCCCCTGGACGTCCGCCCGTTCCGGCCCGAACGGTTCGGTGAAGGCGCAGGTGGACGTGAACGTGAAGCGTGCTGA
- a CDS encoding GntR family transcriptional regulator produces the protein MGHLKQRNLNTTRERLRDQVAHHLRAALISGELRPGEVYSAPGLADDFGISATPVREAMLDLAREGLVEPVRNKGFRVTEVNERDLDQYTEIRTLIEVPMVGRITRTAARADLEELRPIAQEIVRAAREHDLIGYLEADRRFHLSLLALAGNDRLVETVGDLRKRSRLYGLTALDERDQLIPSAEEHLELLDLMVAGEAEGAQKCMTRHLGHVRSLWAEGTQEPESTPGGLKARLKSR, from the coding sequence ATGGGCCACCTCAAGCAGCGCAACCTCAACACCACCAGGGAGCGGCTGCGCGACCAGGTCGCCCACCACCTGCGGGCCGCCCTGATCTCGGGTGAACTCCGGCCCGGTGAGGTGTACTCGGCGCCCGGCCTCGCGGACGACTTCGGCATCTCCGCGACCCCGGTGCGCGAGGCGATGCTCGACCTGGCCCGCGAGGGCCTGGTCGAGCCGGTCCGCAACAAGGGCTTCCGGGTCACCGAGGTCAACGAGCGCGACCTCGACCAGTACACCGAGATCCGCACCCTCATCGAGGTCCCCATGGTCGGCCGGATCACCCGCACCGCCGCCCGCGCGGACCTGGAGGAACTGCGCCCGATCGCACAGGAGATCGTCCGCGCCGCCCGCGAACACGACCTCATCGGCTACCTGGAGGCGGACCGTCGCTTCCACCTCTCCCTCCTCGCGCTGGCCGGAAACGACCGGCTCGTGGAAACCGTCGGCGATCTGCGCAAGCGCTCCCGCCTGTACGGCCTGACCGCCCTGGACGAGCGTGACCAGCTGATCCCCTCGGCCGAGGAGCATCTCGAACTCCTCGACCTGATGGTGGCGGGGGAGGCCGAGGGCGCCCAGAAGTGCATGACCCGCCACCTCGGCCATGTGCGCTCACTGTGGGCGGAAGGCACGCAGGAGCCCGAGTCGACCCCGGGCGGGCTCAAGGCCCGCCTGAAGTCCCGATGA
- a CDS encoding aldehyde dehydrogenase family protein: MSDAPPPVVSRNPADPSDILVHVPAPGARAATRAVERARAAQPHWLLDGAAARSAALGAIAAAVEAAADELTALAVREVGKPVTEARAEVARTAAIWRYYAQAPYEPTGVVHETAAGPGLLLTRRRPHGVAGLITPWNFPFAIPSWKAAPALATGNTVVLKPAPEATACAQRLAEIVQQAVPTGVFTVLPGGATEGNAVVSAADAVSFTGSTVVGQAVTLTTTARGIPAQAEMGGLNAAIVLPDADIDTAAAHIASAIAGYAGQKCTATSRVIAVGAALGPLREALAERLRALAVGDPADSATVCGPLISERARDRVIEARRGLPAVATAAPTGSDGWYAAPALVTDLPPGHPLLHEEVFGPLAALLPADDLAQAVRITNSVPYGLVTSVHTATLDATLHGLDHLDTGMVRVNAPSSGVDFHLPFGGTKASSSGPREQGHAALDFYTSQRTYTLTPALPSILA; encoded by the coding sequence GTGAGTGACGCCCCGCCCCCGGTTGTCTCCCGCAACCCGGCCGACCCGTCCGACATCCTCGTGCACGTCCCCGCCCCCGGCGCGCGGGCCGCCACCCGTGCCGTCGAGCGGGCCCGCGCCGCCCAGCCCCACTGGCTGCTGGACGGCGCGGCGGCCCGCTCGGCCGCGCTCGGCGCGATCGCCGCCGCCGTCGAGGCCGCCGCGGACGAACTGACCGCGCTGGCCGTGCGGGAGGTCGGCAAGCCGGTCACCGAAGCCCGCGCCGAAGTGGCGCGCACCGCGGCAATCTGGCGGTACTACGCCCAGGCCCCCTACGAGCCCACCGGCGTCGTCCACGAGACGGCCGCGGGCCCCGGACTGCTGCTCACCCGCCGCCGTCCACACGGTGTCGCCGGCCTCATCACCCCCTGGAACTTCCCCTTCGCGATCCCCAGTTGGAAGGCCGCCCCGGCACTGGCGACCGGCAACACGGTCGTCCTCAAACCCGCGCCGGAAGCCACCGCCTGTGCGCAACGCCTCGCCGAGATCGTCCAACAGGCCGTCCCCACAGGTGTGTTCACCGTGTTGCCCGGCGGCGCTACCGAGGGCAACGCCGTCGTCTCGGCCGCCGATGCCGTCTCCTTCACGGGCTCCACCGTCGTCGGCCAGGCAGTCACCCTCACCACCACCGCACGCGGCATCCCCGCACAGGCCGAGATGGGCGGACTCAACGCGGCGATCGTCCTGCCCGACGCGGACATCGACACCGCCGCGGCGCACATCGCCTCCGCGATCGCCGGCTACGCGGGCCAGAAGTGCACCGCCACCAGCCGCGTGATCGCGGTGGGCGCGGCCCTCGGCCCCCTGCGCGAGGCACTGGCCGAGCGTCTGCGGGCACTCGCGGTGGGCGACCCCGCCGACTCCGCCACCGTCTGCGGCCCCCTCATCAGCGAGCGGGCCCGCGACCGCGTCATCGAAGCCCGGCGGGGACTGCCCGCGGTGGCCACCGCCGCCCCCACCGGGAGCGACGGCTGGTACGCGGCCCCCGCGCTCGTGACGGACCTGCCGCCCGGCCATCCACTGCTGCACGAAGAGGTCTTCGGCCCACTCGCCGCGCTGCTCCCCGCCGACGACCTCGCCCAGGCGGTGCGCATCACCAACTCCGTTCCGTACGGCCTGGTCACCTCGGTGCACACGGCAACGCTCGATGCGACCCTGCACGGACTCGACCACCTCGACACCGGCATGGTCCGGGTGAACGCCCCCTCCAGCGGCGTCGACTTCCACCTGCCGTTCGGCGGCACCAAGGCATCCAGCAGCGGCCCACGCGAGCAGGGACACGCCGCCCTGGACTTCTACACCTCGCAGCGCACCTACACGCTGACCCCCGCGCTCCCATCGATCCTCGCATAA
- a CDS encoding alpha/beta fold hydrolase, translated as MNPSYATVDHVFTVPLDHTTPGGETLQVFAREVADPSRVDEELPWLLYLQGGPGGKSPRPSAASPGWLAHALKTHRVLLLDQRGTGRSTPVTARAAAAFREPAQLAAHLAHFRADAIVADAELIRRELCGDTPWETLGQSYGGFLTLTYLSQAPEGLKACYVAGGLPGLSATADDVYARTYPRVRDRVRDFYARYPDDARRLRRIADLLAAQDVRLPDGDRLTVRRLRTLGLLLGMGDGFERLHWLLDEALENNDGEGELTDTFRYQVMALTGFTDNPLFAVLQETLYGQGAGPTAWAASRALDTLPEFTEDADPLLLTGEMIYPWMFEDIRGLRPFTDAADLLARRTDWPPLYDPARLAANTVPLAAIVYHDDMYVDAGLSLDTARTIGAARVWVTNEWEHDGISASGDRALARLMDLATGRA; from the coding sequence ATGAATCCCTCGTACGCCACCGTCGATCACGTCTTCACGGTCCCGCTGGACCACACCACCCCCGGCGGCGAGACCCTCCAGGTCTTCGCCCGTGAGGTCGCCGACCCGTCCCGCGTCGACGAGGAGCTGCCCTGGCTGCTGTATCTCCAGGGCGGCCCGGGCGGCAAGTCTCCCCGCCCGTCGGCCGCGTCGCCCGGCTGGCTGGCCCACGCGCTCAAGACGCACCGCGTACTGCTGCTCGACCAGCGCGGAACGGGCCGTTCCACCCCCGTCACGGCGCGAGCCGCCGCCGCCTTCCGGGAGCCGGCCCAACTCGCCGCCCACCTGGCCCACTTCCGGGCGGACGCGATCGTCGCGGACGCCGAACTGATCCGTCGCGAGCTGTGCGGCGACACCCCTTGGGAAACCCTCGGCCAGAGCTACGGCGGCTTCCTCACCCTCACCTACCTCTCCCAGGCCCCGGAAGGACTCAAGGCGTGCTACGTCGCCGGCGGCCTGCCCGGCCTGTCCGCCACCGCCGACGACGTGTACGCCCGCACCTATCCACGAGTACGCGACCGGGTCCGCGACTTCTACGCCCGCTACCCCGACGACGCCCGGCGCCTGCGCCGCATCGCCGACCTGCTCGCGGCGCAGGACGTCCGCCTGCCCGACGGCGACCGGCTCACCGTCCGCCGACTGCGGACCCTCGGCCTCCTGCTCGGCATGGGCGACGGGTTCGAGCGCCTGCACTGGCTGCTCGACGAGGCTCTGGAGAACAACGACGGCGAAGGCGAGTTGACCGACACCTTCCGCTACCAGGTGATGGCCCTGACCGGTTTCACCGACAACCCGCTCTTCGCCGTCCTCCAGGAGACCTTGTACGGACAGGGCGCCGGCCCCACCGCCTGGGCGGCCTCGCGCGCCCTCGACACCCTCCCCGAATTCACCGAGGACGCCGACCCGCTCCTGCTCACCGGCGAGATGATCTACCCCTGGATGTTCGAGGACATCCGCGGCCTGCGCCCCTTCACGGACGCCGCCGACCTCCTGGCCCGACGCACCGACTGGCCGCCGCTGTACGACCCGGCCCGCCTCGCCGCCAACACCGTCCCGCTCGCCGCGATCGTCTACCACGACGACATGTACGTCGACGCCGGCCTGTCCCTGGACACCGCCCGGACCATCGGCGCCGCCCGGGTCTGGGTCACCAACGAATGGGAACACGACGGGATATCGGCCTCCGGCGACCGGGCCCTCGCCCGTCTGATGGACCTGGCGACCGGCCGCGCCTGA
- a CDS encoding dihydrodipicolinate synthase family protein, whose translation MTTTSPAAWSTDRPWRGIMVATALPLRDDLSIDYDAYADHVRWLIDSGCDGVVPNGSLGEYQTLTDEERARVVRTAVAAAGDGARVMPGVAAYGSAESRRWTEQAAEEGCGSVLLLPPNAYRADEPAVRAHYAEVARAGLPVVAYNNPHDTKVDLTPALLARLHGEGAIVAVKEFSGDVRRAYQIAELAPELDLLIGADDVLVELALAGAVGWVAGYPNAFPATCVELYRAAVTKDIGTALPLYASLHSLLRWDSRTEFVQAIKTSMDIAGRPGGPTRPPRLPLPAAVEAEVRAATEKSVATGHR comes from the coding sequence ATGACCACCACCTCCCCCGCCGCCTGGAGCACCGACCGCCCCTGGCGCGGCATCATGGTCGCCACCGCGCTGCCCCTGCGCGACGACCTCTCCATCGACTACGACGCCTACGCCGACCACGTCCGCTGGTTGATCGACAGCGGCTGCGACGGCGTCGTGCCCAACGGCTCCCTGGGCGAGTACCAGACCCTGACCGACGAGGAGCGCGCCCGTGTGGTGCGCACCGCCGTCGCCGCGGCGGGCGACGGGGCCCGGGTCATGCCGGGCGTCGCCGCGTACGGCAGCGCCGAGTCCCGCCGCTGGACCGAGCAGGCCGCCGAGGAGGGCTGCGGCAGCGTCCTGCTGCTCCCGCCGAACGCCTACCGCGCCGACGAGCCCGCCGTGCGCGCCCACTACGCCGAGGTCGCCCGGGCCGGCCTGCCGGTCGTCGCCTACAACAACCCCCACGACACCAAGGTCGATCTGACCCCCGCCCTGCTGGCCCGCCTCCACGGCGAGGGCGCGATCGTGGCCGTCAAGGAGTTCAGCGGCGATGTGCGCCGCGCCTACCAGATCGCCGAACTCGCCCCGGAACTCGACCTGTTGATCGGCGCGGACGACGTCCTGGTCGAACTCGCGCTCGCCGGGGCCGTCGGCTGGGTCGCCGGCTACCCCAACGCCTTCCCCGCCACCTGCGTCGAGCTGTACCGCGCCGCGGTGACCAAGGACATCGGGACCGCCCTGCCCCTGTACGCGTCCCTGCACTCGCTGCTGCGCTGGGACTCCAGGACCGAGTTCGTCCAGGCCATCAAGACGTCCATGGACATCGCCGGCCGTCCCGGCGGCCCCACCCGGCCGCCGCGCCTGCCGCTGCCCGCCGCGGTGGAGGCCGAGGTGCGCGCGGCGACCGAGAAGTCCGTCGCCACAGGGCACCGCTGA
- a CDS encoding LysR substrate-binding domain-containing protein: protein MLVAPSAISRQIAKLEAGVGVLLFVRHPRGMTLTDAGSRLLAHARRSEAESAALLTELRTGGGADARHVTVARSEGFARRLVPHAMATFRHDHPDVTFHLDRVPHQEATRRVAGGIADIAVTYAMGPQHDVRVECSVAVPMAAIVPPGHPLAGRERVGPAELCAYPLALPPTGTTQRDLFDTGVQLENLTFQPALVCDAMATKYEFVRSGGGIALVGNLGDPAPVAEGVVYTPLDQPVFRRREAQVQTMPGRRLPWAATQFTGLLVSLLRPAEPMS from the coding sequence CTGCTGGTCGCCCCCTCGGCGATCAGCCGGCAGATCGCCAAGCTCGAAGCCGGGGTCGGCGTCCTGCTGTTCGTCCGGCATCCGCGCGGAATGACCCTGACCGACGCCGGCTCACGCCTGCTGGCCCATGCCCGCCGCAGCGAGGCCGAGTCCGCCGCGCTCCTGACCGAACTGCGCACGGGTGGCGGCGCGGACGCCCGCCACGTCACCGTGGCCCGCTCGGAGGGTTTCGCGCGCCGCCTCGTGCCGCACGCGATGGCAACCTTCAGGCACGACCACCCGGACGTCACGTTCCACCTCGACCGCGTGCCCCACCAGGAGGCGACCCGCAGGGTGGCCGGGGGAATCGCCGACATCGCCGTCACCTACGCGATGGGCCCGCAGCACGACGTGCGGGTCGAGTGCTCCGTCGCGGTACCGATGGCCGCCATCGTCCCGCCCGGACACCCACTCGCGGGCCGGGAACGGGTCGGCCCGGCCGAACTGTGCGCGTACCCGCTCGCGCTGCCCCCGACCGGAACGACCCAGCGCGACCTCTTCGACACCGGTGTGCAACTGGAGAACCTGACCTTCCAGCCGGCCCTGGTCTGCGACGCGATGGCCACGAAGTACGAGTTCGTCCGCTCCGGCGGCGGTATCGCACTCGTCGGCAACCTGGGCGATCCGGCCCCGGTCGCCGAAGGCGTCGTCTACACACCGCTCGACCAGCCGGTCTTCCGCCGCCGCGAAGCCCAGGTGCAGACGATGCCCGGCCGTCGACTCCCCTGGGCGGCAACACAGTTCACCGGGTTGCTGGTCTCACTTCTGCGCCCCGCAGAACCCATGTCATGA
- a CDS encoding (2Fe-2S)-binding protein produces MARDRSPAALVGAATDDAFEITFDGRPVTALPGQSLAAALWAAGILAWRTTRVGGRPRGAFCGIGQCYDCLATVNGRPNRRACLVPARPGDTVTTQEGHGHAELGV; encoded by the coding sequence ATGGCGCGTGACCGCAGCCCCGCCGCACTCGTCGGCGCGGCGACTGACGACGCGTTCGAGATCACCTTCGACGGGCGGCCGGTCACCGCGCTGCCCGGACAGTCACTCGCCGCCGCACTCTGGGCCGCGGGCATCCTCGCCTGGCGCACCACCCGCGTCGGCGGCCGGCCGCGCGGCGCGTTCTGCGGCATCGGCCAGTGCTACGACTGCCTCGCCACCGTCAACGGCCGGCCCAACCGCCGGGCCTGCCTGGTCCCGGCCCGCCCCGGAGACACCGTCACCACCCAGGAGGGACACGGCCATGCCGAACTCGGCGTCTGA
- a CDS encoding proline racemase family protein: protein MRTRHVFHAVDSHTEGMPTRVITGGVGVLPGATMAERRLHFIEHLDRLRTLLMYEPRGHAAMSGAILQPPTRPDADYGVLFIEVSGLLPMCGHGTLGVATVLVETGMVPVTEPVTTIRLDTPAGLVAVDVCVEDGRAKSATLTNVPAFCVALDRTVEVPGYGTVSYDLAFGGNFYAFVELDALGLPFDRARKDDLLAAGLALMDAINASPDRPVHPAQREIAGLKHVYLAAPGSDAHRSRHAMAIHPGWFDRSPCGTGTSARMAQLHARGALPLHRDFVNESFIGTEFTGRLTEETEVGGVPAVVPRITGRAWITGTAQYFLDPDDPFPGGFLL from the coding sequence ATGCGCACCCGACACGTCTTCCACGCCGTCGACTCGCACACCGAGGGCATGCCCACCCGCGTCATCACCGGCGGCGTCGGGGTGCTCCCCGGCGCCACCATGGCAGAGCGCAGGCTCCACTTCATCGAGCACCTGGACCGGTTGCGCACCCTGCTCATGTACGAGCCGCGCGGGCACGCCGCCATGAGCGGCGCCATCCTTCAGCCTCCGACCCGACCCGACGCCGACTACGGCGTCCTGTTCATCGAGGTCTCCGGACTCCTGCCGATGTGCGGCCACGGCACTCTCGGCGTCGCCACCGTCCTCGTCGAGACCGGCATGGTGCCCGTCACCGAGCCGGTCACCACCATCCGCCTCGACACCCCCGCGGGGCTGGTCGCCGTCGACGTGTGCGTCGAGGACGGCAGGGCGAAGTCCGCCACCCTCACCAACGTGCCCGCCTTCTGCGTCGCACTGGACCGGACGGTGGAGGTGCCCGGGTACGGCACGGTCAGCTACGACCTCGCCTTCGGCGGGAACTTCTACGCGTTCGTCGAACTCGACGCGCTGGGGCTGCCGTTCGACCGTGCCCGCAAGGACGACCTGCTCGCCGCCGGCCTCGCCCTCATGGACGCGATCAACGCCTCGCCCGACCGGCCCGTGCACCCCGCCCAGCGCGAGATCGCCGGCCTCAAGCACGTCTATCTCGCCGCCCCCGGCTCCGACGCACACCGCTCGCGGCACGCCATGGCCATCCACCCGGGTTGGTTCGACCGCTCACCGTGCGGCACCGGCACCAGCGCGCGGATGGCGCAGCTGCACGCCCGCGGCGCCCTGCCGCTGCACCGCGACTTCGTCAACGAGTCCTTCATCGGTACGGAGTTCACCGGCCGGCTGACCGAAGAGACGGAGGTCGGCGGGGTGCCCGCGGTCGTACCGCGGATCACCGGGCGCGCCTGGATCACCGGCACCGCCCAGTACTTCCTCGACCCCGACGACCCCTTCCCCGGAGGTTTTCTCCTGTGA